The stretch of DNA AAACCGTGGACATGCCGATGGGGATCTCGGCCGCTCCCGCGGCAACCGCCGCCATGACCACCAGACACCCCGTCGCCAAACCTGCCTGCCCCACCAACGTCCTCCGCTTCGCCATGCCCCCCCCTCACTTGGCTTCCTGATGGTGACCGCGCCCCGGCCGCGCCGGCGCCCCGCCGCAAGCCCTGGGACGTGCCCCACGCCCCAGGGGCCGATATGCGTTGCAACGCGCAACGCGGACTTCAGGATAGAACAAGCCGGGAGGAGAAGACAAGGCCGCCCCTCGTCCTGCCGGAGGAGGAGTTGGTGCTGGTCCAGGTCTCAGCCAGCCTCCGGCAGCCGGAGCCCCGGACCCGGGAGGTACGCGCCCTGCGGGAGGGAATGATGACGATGACCTCGAGGGTGGTTGTACACACGACGTGTAGAAAGCGCCCCGAGGCCGTGCGACCGCCCATAAGGCAGCAAGGTCCCCGTTGATGGTCCGGGTAATTCTCAAGGACCGTGCAGTCCCGGAGCGCTTCCCGAACCGCCTCATAGGATATGTCCTCGGCCACCATCTCTCGGTGACCGTGCACCGCTACGCGGATTCCGTCCGCCAATGCCTGTTCCTCCTGCCCCGCGGCCAGGTCCGGACGGTCGTCAGCCGGCAGGCGCCGGCACCGTGCCGGGCGTGGGCGACGGCCGGACGCGCTCACGGAAGAGGGTGAAGTCACCTCCACGGTCCTGCCGGCGCCGGAATTCGTCGCTGGCCAGAGGACCTGGGTGTCCGAGCGACAGGGGGGAAAGTACACAAGGTCTCGGGAATACTGGAGCAACACCCAGGGGGGGCGGACCCACAAGCTCCTCTACCCCGATGGGCTCATGCAGGGAGCCCCCCCGGGGATCGTCGAGGTCGTCTTTGATCCCCCGATGCTCATGATGGGCAAGGGTCAACGGCTGGGCGAGGCTGTGACCAGCTCCGGCAGTGCGACCTATGTCATCGGTGGCCAGCTGTACATGGCCGCCAGCTACACCTGCACCGCCCGGGCGGTCCGCTTCGAGGATGTGCTCGTACCGGCCGGCACCTTCCACACCCTGCGCCTGGAGGTCACCATGGGGATGTACGCTAATCCTTTCGGGACCCCCGTCTCCTCCACCGAGACGGCGCAGATCTGGACCGCCCCGAACATCGGGCCGGTGAAGGAAGCCTATGCTCTGGACGGCGCTCCGGCGCGGGAAGGCGTGCTCCTCGCCACCAACCTGCCCTTGGGGCCGGCGTTCCCGGACGCCCGCGCCAACGGCGAGCCGGAGATCCTGGCCGTGACCCCGGAGGAGGGTGTGACCATCGCTCTGGGCCTCGATCCAGGCACCTATCTCGCCAAGGTCTGCGACTGGTATGTGGTGCTGGCCACCCCTGCGGGTCCCTTCTCGTTGACCCGCCACGGCTGGCAGCGGGGGGTGATCCGGTTGGGACAGCTCGGGCTGCTGCCCTTCACCGACCTGCCGATCCTGGAAACCACCCTGCCCGCCGGGAGCTACACCCTGTACTTCGCCCTCCGCGGCCACCAGACCTGGACCGACACCGTGGAGATCCGGGTGGAGCCAGTCCCGCAGCAGTGAGCGGCACCGCAGCGGCGGTGCCCCAGGCCCACCGGTGTGGATCAGGCGCCAGTGCTTGCCGCGAGGTTGACGTCGCCTGCCCGGTCACCGAGGCAAGGGGTACGGGGCCGGTGCGCACCAGGAGGTGGAGGTGGTTGGGCATCAAGGCCCAGGCCAGAACGGTCCACCGCCCCCGTTCGGTAGCCACTGCCAGCCGGCGCAGGAAGTCGTCGTCATCGACCAGCCCATGAACAGTGGACGACGTTCAATCCCGCGGGCGATCACATGATGCAGGGTGCCTGGGGCGTCCAGGCGGCTCTGGCGAGGCATGGCCACTCCGCACCATCCATGGCTGGGCAGGTCAAGCACCTTCTGCACCAACGTCCCTGTTGCCCTGTGTTGCCCCTGGTCAGTCGTCAGACCGCAGGCGGGGTTGGCTCTTGGCGATTTCCACCAAGGTTTCCAGGCGAATGAGCCTGTCGTTCATCCGGCGCATGTCCTGGTCCATGCGGTCAATCTTGACGATGAGGCTTGTGATCCGTTCGTTGAGAAGAATCCCTGCCCTCAGGGCCTCCATAATCTTTTCGCTGATGCTCATTTCGACGCCCCAAGAGCGGCATGTGTGTCATCGAGCCTTCTTTCTGTTTTTTCGATCTTTTCGACAACCTCCCGGGTTGTTGTGATCATGGTTTCGGCCAGGGTTTCAAGGATGGCCTCGTCGTCTGCGGCGGCGTCGTTGAAGGCCCTGACTGCCTCCCGTACCACCTTGGCAAAGGAGACTTTCTTCCTTCTTGCGATCCTA from Thermodesulfobacteriota bacterium encodes:
- a CDS encoding DUF4258 domain-containing protein — its product is MLLQYSRDLVYFPPCRSDTQVLWPATNSGAGRTVEVTSPSSVSASGRRPRPARCRRLPADDRPDLAAGQEEQALADGIRVAVHGHREMVAEDISYEAVREALRDCTVLENYPDHQRGPCCLMGGRTASGRFLHVVCTTTLEVIVIIPSRRARTSRVRGSGCRRLAETWTSTNSSSGRTRGGLVFSSRLVLS